In a single window of the Megalobrama amblycephala isolate DHTTF-2021 linkage group LG3, ASM1881202v1, whole genome shotgun sequence genome:
- the b4gat1 gene encoding beta-1,4-glucuronyltransferase 1 yields MHFSKKCSAFKVVLSALLIVALLQLLYLSFLSKLHGKQQRYKYSELFGSKKTEKQAEKNPRREHLRYSLSTGGIFDGSGQYRVYKNLIKSDFSTNQKPGADPRSHHLALATHTTINNLHHLNSLLERWQNPLSVAIFANGQDVKFATAFVYALSLFCPQVQALVDFHLVCHSGEMASFPEQDREHFAGLEEKGCPGVFAKLESHRDKFKNYAIGSNVSYPNNLLRNVARSGTDAAYILVIDVDMIPSANLHHQFVTMLMRREPAADEVLVLPAFEIRHTRKMPASKSELVQLYQVGEVRPFYDELCPRCQAPTNYSQWINLASKSSGPLEVAYTINWADPWEPFYIGARSVPLYDENFRQYGFNRISQACELHVAGYRFSVLSNAFVVHKGFKVQGEFHSRKDEENRKNRILFRSFKESLKAKYPNSPRRC; encoded by the exons ATGCATTTCTCTAAAAAATGCTCAGCATTTAAGGTGGTGCTCAGTGCCCTTCTCATTGTTGCACTGTTGCAGCTTTTATATCTGTCTTTCCTTTCGAAATTGCATGGCAAACAGCAGCGCTACAAGTATTCTGAGCTGTTCGGCTCCAAAAAGACTGAAAAACAAGCTGAGAAGAACCCCAGACGGGAACATCTCAGATACTCTTTATCCACAGGCGGTATCTTCGATGGGAGTGGACAGTATCGTGTGTATAAGAACCTGATTAAAAGTGACTTCTCTACTAATCAGAAGCCAGGAGCAGATCCAAGATCTCACCATCTGGCTTTGGCCACGCATACGACTATCAACAACCTTCACCATTTGAACTCTTTGCTGGAGCGCTGGCAGAATCCTCTGTCTGTAGCTATATTCGCCAACGGCCAAGATGTCAAGTTTGCAACGGCCTTTGTCTACGCCCTCAGCCTGTTTTGCCCTCAAGTTCAAGCGTTGGTGGACTTCCACCTGGTCTGCCATTCAGGAGAAATGGCCAGTTTTCCAGAGCAGGATCGAGAGCACTTTGCCGGTCTCGAAGAGAAGGGCTGTCCCGGTGTCTTTGCAAAGCTCGAATCCCACAGAGACAAGTTTAAAAACTATGCCATCGGCAGCAATGTCTCGTACCCAAACAACCTTCTCCGCAATGTGGCCCGGAGTGGCACAGATGCGGCCTACATCCTGGTCATCGATGTTGACATGATACCTAGTGCCAATTTGCACCACCAGTTTGTGACCATGTTGATGAGGCGCGAACCAGCTGCTGATGAAGTCCTCGTGCTTCCTGCTTTCGAGATCAGACACACCCGCAAAATGCCTGCCTCGAAGTCAGAGCTGGTGCAGCTCTATCAGGTCGGAGAGGTGCGGCCATTCTATGATGAACTTTGCCCTCGCTGTCAGGCTCCCACTAACTACTCCCAGTGGATCAATCTGGCCAGCAAAAGCTCTGGGCCGCTGGAGGTGGCGTACACCATAAACTGGGCCGATCCGTGGGAGCCTTTCTACATTGGTGCTCGATCGGTTCCTCTCTACGACGAGAACTTCAGGCAGTATGGCTTCAACCGTATCAGTCAG GCCTGCGAGCTTCATGTCGCTGGTTACCGGTTCTCCGTGCTGAGCAATGCGTTTGTGGTGCACAAAGGCTTTAAGGTCCAGGGAGAGTTTCACAGCAGAAAGGACGAGGAGAACCGGAAGAACCGCATCCTCTTCCGTAGCTTCAAGGAGAGCCTGAAGGCCAAGTATCCCAACTCTCCTCGCCGCTGCTGA
- the pfdn2 gene encoding prefoldin subunit 2, producing MAANSSNSTSGKSGGKQSAPSAEQVVATFQRMRQEQRSMASKAAEFEMEINEHSLVIDTLKEVDPSRKCFRLVGGVLVERTVKEVLPALENNKEQISKIVETLNTQMQAKGRELTEYRERYNIRLVGEDDKQGKADASQAKESEGGGSKGGAGVLVS from the exons ATGGCGGCGAACAGTAGCAACAGCACGAGCGGTAAAAGCGGTGGAAAGCAGTCCGCCCCGTCTGCCGAGCAG GTGGTGGCTACTTTCCAGAGGATGCGACAGGAGCAGCGCAGTATGGCCTCCAAGGCTGCAGAGTTTGAGATGGAGATCAATGAACACAG CCTCGTCATTGACACACTAAAGGAAGTAGATCCCTCACGGAAGTGCTTTCGTTTAGTTGGCGGGGTGCTTGTGGAGAGGACCGTCAAAGAAGTTCTGCCTGCGTTAGAAAACAATAAAGAACAG ATCTCGAAGATCGTGGAGACGCTTAACACACAGATGCAGGCGAAAGGGCGGGAGCTGACGGAATACCGCGAACGCTACAATATCCGATTAGTTGGAGAAGATGACAAACAGGGTAAAGCGGACGCCAGTCAAGCCAAAGAGAGCGAAGGAGGAGGGTCTAAAGGTGGCGCTGGAGTGCTCGTCTCATAG
- the nit1 gene encoding deaminated glutathione amidase isoform X3, with amino-acid sequence MRLFTALRERRPSLAACLLALRSKAARGQIRMSSSLPVAAVCQMTATPDKEANFSACTRLVEQAKEGGASMVFLPEGFDYIGSNREETLALSETLDGDIITRYTHLARKLDVWLSLGGFHERGHDWKTDRRIYNSHIIINGQGEIVSVYRKGHLFDVELTSKGVSLKESAFTVPGPRLLPPVQTPIGKVLLRARAIETQCFVLAAAQVGAHHAKRTSYGHALAVDPWGVVIGDCGGSDVGVTLIQIDLQALQDVRRDMPVQQHRREKDFYCSLD; translated from the exons ATGCGTCTGTTTACAGCACTGAGGGAGCGAAGGCCTTCTCTTGCTGCATGTCTGTTGGCTTTGAGATCGAAGGCGGCGCGAGGACAGATCAG GATGTCATCATCACTTCCTGTGGCAGCAGTTTGTCAGATGACTGCCACCCCTGATAAAGAGGCCAATTTCAGCGCATGCACGCGATTGGTGGAGCAGGCCAAAGAGGGTGGGGCGAGTATGGTCTTCCTGCCGGAGGGCTTCGATTATATTGGCTCGAATCGCGAGGAGACGCTGGCGCTCTCAGAGACTCTGGACGGTGACATCATAACCCGCTACACCCACCTGGCCAG GAAGCTGGATGTGTGGCTGTCTCTGGGTGGATTTCATGAGAGAGGACATGACTGGAAAACAGACCGCCGCATTTATAACAGCCACATTATCATAAATGGACAAG GTGAGATCGTGTCGGTCTACAGGAAGGGCCATTTGTTTGATGTGGAGTTGACCAGTAAAGGTGTGTCTCTTAAAGAGAGCGCTTTCACTGTACCCGGACCTCGACTGCTTCCGCCCGTCCAGACGCCCATCGGAAAG GTGCTTCTGCGGGCGAGAGCGATCGAGACGCAGTGTTTCGTTCTGGCGGCGGCACAGGTTGGAGCTCATCACGCCAAGCGGACGTCCTATGGACACGCTCTGGCAGTGGACCCGTGGGGTGTGGTTATCGGAGACTGTGGGGGTTCGGATGTGGGCGTAACGCTGATTCAGATTGACCTGCAGGCACTACAGGACGTCAGAAGGGACATGCCAGTGCAGCAGCACCGAAGAGAGAAGGACTTTTACTGCAGCTTGGACTGA
- the nit1 gene encoding deaminated glutathione amidase isoform X1: MRLFTALRERRPSLAACLLALRSKAARGQIRMSSSLPVAAVCQMTATPDKEANFSACTRLVEQAKEGGASMVFLPEGFDYIGSNREETLALSETLDGDIITRYTHLARKLDVWLSLGGFHERGHDWKTDRRIYNSHIIINGQGEIVSVYRKGHLFDVELTSKGVSLKESAFTVPGPRLLPPVQTPIGKVGLGVCYDLRFPELSSALQRHGAEILTYPSAFTVATGVAHWEVLLRARAIETQCFVLAAAQVGAHHAKRTSYGHALAVDPWGVVIGDCGGSDVGVTLIQIDLQALQDVRRDMPVQQHRREKDFYCSLD; the protein is encoded by the exons ATGCGTCTGTTTACAGCACTGAGGGAGCGAAGGCCTTCTCTTGCTGCATGTCTGTTGGCTTTGAGATCGAAGGCGGCGCGAGGACAGATCAG GATGTCATCATCACTTCCTGTGGCAGCAGTTTGTCAGATGACTGCCACCCCTGATAAAGAGGCCAATTTCAGCGCATGCACGCGATTGGTGGAGCAGGCCAAAGAGGGTGGGGCGAGTATGGTCTTCCTGCCGGAGGGCTTCGATTATATTGGCTCGAATCGCGAGGAGACGCTGGCGCTCTCAGAGACTCTGGACGGTGACATCATAACCCGCTACACCCACCTGGCCAG GAAGCTGGATGTGTGGCTGTCTCTGGGTGGATTTCATGAGAGAGGACATGACTGGAAAACAGACCGCCGCATTTATAACAGCCACATTATCATAAATGGACAAG GTGAGATCGTGTCGGTCTACAGGAAGGGCCATTTGTTTGATGTGGAGTTGACCAGTAAAGGTGTGTCTCTTAAAGAGAGCGCTTTCACTGTACCCGGACCTCGACTGCTTCCGCCCGTCCAGACGCCCATCGGAAAG GTTGGTCTGGGCGTCTGTTATGATCTGCGTTTTCCTGAGCTGTCGTCAGCGCTGCAGAGACACGGAGCAGAAATCCTGACATACCCATCAGCCTTCACTGTGGCAACAGGAGTGGCACACTGGGAG GTGCTTCTGCGGGCGAGAGCGATCGAGACGCAGTGTTTCGTTCTGGCGGCGGCACAGGTTGGAGCTCATCACGCCAAGCGGACGTCCTATGGACACGCTCTGGCAGTGGACCCGTGGGGTGTGGTTATCGGAGACTGTGGGGGTTCGGATGTGGGCGTAACGCTGATTCAGATTGACCTGCAGGCACTACAGGACGTCAGAAGGGACATGCCAGTGCAGCAGCACCGAAGAGAGAAGGACTTTTACTGCAGCTTGGACTGA
- the nit1 gene encoding deaminated glutathione amidase isoform X2, which yields MSSSLPVAAVCQMTATPDKEANFSACTRLVEQAKEGGASMVFLPEGFDYIGSNREETLALSETLDGDIITRYTHLARKLDVWLSLGGFHERGHDWKTDRRIYNSHIIINGQGEIVSVYRKGHLFDVELTSKGVSLKESAFTVPGPRLLPPVQTPIGKVGLGVCYDLRFPELSSALQRHGAEILTYPSAFTVATGVAHWEVLLRARAIETQCFVLAAAQVGAHHAKRTSYGHALAVDPWGVVIGDCGGSDVGVTLIQIDLQALQDVRRDMPVQQHRREKDFYCSLD from the exons ATGTCATCATCACTTCCTGTGGCAGCAGTTTGTCAGATGACTGCCACCCCTGATAAAGAGGCCAATTTCAGCGCATGCACGCGATTGGTGGAGCAGGCCAAAGAGGGTGGGGCGAGTATGGTCTTCCTGCCGGAGGGCTTCGATTATATTGGCTCGAATCGCGAGGAGACGCTGGCGCTCTCAGAGACTCTGGACGGTGACATCATAACCCGCTACACCCACCTGGCCAG GAAGCTGGATGTGTGGCTGTCTCTGGGTGGATTTCATGAGAGAGGACATGACTGGAAAACAGACCGCCGCATTTATAACAGCCACATTATCATAAATGGACAAG GTGAGATCGTGTCGGTCTACAGGAAGGGCCATTTGTTTGATGTGGAGTTGACCAGTAAAGGTGTGTCTCTTAAAGAGAGCGCTTTCACTGTACCCGGACCTCGACTGCTTCCGCCCGTCCAGACGCCCATCGGAAAG GTTGGTCTGGGCGTCTGTTATGATCTGCGTTTTCCTGAGCTGTCGTCAGCGCTGCAGAGACACGGAGCAGAAATCCTGACATACCCATCAGCCTTCACTGTGGCAACAGGAGTGGCACACTGGGAG GTGCTTCTGCGGGCGAGAGCGATCGAGACGCAGTGTTTCGTTCTGGCGGCGGCACAGGTTGGAGCTCATCACGCCAAGCGGACGTCCTATGGACACGCTCTGGCAGTGGACCCGTGGGGTGTGGTTATCGGAGACTGTGGGGGTTCGGATGTGGGCGTAACGCTGATTCAGATTGACCTGCAGGCACTACAGGACGTCAGAAGGGACATGCCAGTGCAGCAGCACCGAAGAGAGAAGGACTTTTACTGCAGCTTGGACTGA